The following coding sequences are from one uncultured Desulfobacter sp. window:
- a CDS encoding thioredoxin domain-containing protein, translating into MKQNAVKKKIVGIIIILGAVTAILSTLETRVAWISSFCGVLGDGCRETVQYSILNIGVSYWGVAFYAFLGMLYLFRPTWLFFAVMAGCGVETVMVILLIQMKLVCILCLMNLAWMLLLLYCFFDFKRFSQMLCVWLVFYVSGGGMVRPPDTGHDPGGSCHESPQIMARVGGTDITRQQVEQPLTTKLYKMQSDIYRVKHTALENRINQVLLEKDAREKGISVQALKDRLVAELPAVKAAAVDFYFKTGIYKRWGSWRGSEAETREKIRLYLRLSAEEEKILAHCQTLRQRYPVTVFLEKPSLPMTRVSIDGCPSTGPDHATVIVVEVSDYLCPMCRKGHDTLERVRQAYKEKIKWVFKANPLESIHPGATDVALAGRCAGEQGKFWEFHQMLFSGKKPGVDDARKYAKQLGLDMGTFDACLADANKKEQFGNDREKLRKAGVTSTPTLIINGKVQVGVPSYEALCQMIDQALNESAKTTGGIPQ; encoded by the coding sequence TTGAAACAAAACGCAGTTAAAAAAAAAATTGTCGGCATCATTATTATTCTCGGGGCGGTAACCGCCATTTTGTCTACCCTGGAAACCCGGGTGGCATGGATTTCTTCATTTTGCGGTGTACTGGGAGACGGGTGCAGGGAGACCGTTCAGTACAGCATACTCAATATTGGCGTTTCGTACTGGGGTGTCGCCTTTTATGCCTTTTTAGGAATGCTTTATCTGTTTCGTCCAACCTGGCTTTTCTTTGCTGTGATGGCCGGGTGCGGCGTGGAAACCGTAATGGTGATCCTGTTGATTCAGATGAAACTTGTATGCATTTTGTGTCTTATGAACCTGGCCTGGATGCTGCTGCTTCTATACTGTTTTTTTGATTTTAAACGATTTTCCCAGATGCTTTGTGTCTGGCTTGTTTTTTATGTGTCCGGCGGCGGCATGGTCAGGCCGCCGGACACCGGGCATGACCCCGGCGGATCCTGTCATGAATCACCACAAATCATGGCCCGGGTGGGCGGTACCGACATCACACGGCAGCAGGTGGAACAACCCCTGACCACCAAGCTGTACAAGATGCAGAGTGACATCTACAGGGTCAAACATACGGCGTTGGAAAACCGGATTAACCAGGTGCTGCTTGAAAAAGATGCCCGGGAAAAGGGAATTTCAGTCCAGGCACTCAAAGACCGGCTGGTGGCTGAATTGCCGGCCGTGAAGGCGGCTGCTGTTGATTTTTATTTTAAAACCGGGATCTACAAACGCTGGGGAAGTTGGCGGGGAAGCGAAGCTGAAACCCGGGAAAAGATAAGGCTGTACCTGAGGTTAAGTGCCGAAGAAGAGAAGATTTTGGCCCATTGCCAAACGTTAAGACAGCGATATCCTGTCACCGTTTTTCTAGAAAAACCGTCCCTGCCCATGACCCGGGTCTCCATTGACGGATGCCCGTCAACCGGACCTGATCATGCAACGGTCATTGTGGTGGAGGTGTCAGACTACCTGTGCCCCATGTGCCGTAAGGGGCATGATACACTGGAACGAGTCCGCCAGGCCTACAAGGAAAAAATTAAATGGGTGTTTAAGGCGAATCCATTGGAGAGCATTCACCCCGGGGCAACCGATGTGGCCCTGGCCGGACGGTGTGCCGGAGAACAGGGCAAATTCTGGGAATTTCACCAGATGCTTTTCAGCGGTAAAAAGCCTGGCGTAGATGATGCCAGGAAGTATGCAAAACAACTTGGGCTTGATATGGGCACATTCGACGCATGCCTGGCCGATGCCAACAAAAAAGAGCAGTTTGGCAATGATAGAGAAAAGCTTCGCAAGGCAGGTGTCACCTCAACGCCGACACTGATCATTAACGGTAAAGTCCAGGTGGGCGTTCCTTCCTATGAGGCCCTTTGCCAAATGATTGATCAGGCGTTAAATGAAAGCGCAAAGACAACAGGTGGGATACCGCAATAA